The DNA region ACTCAGCTATCTGTGTCAATCTATTTGCGGGAGTTAAATTTCCGTTTAAATAGCTTTCTAAATTAGACACATATTCAAGCGTTTCAAGCTGCCGTCTCAATTTTCGTTTTTGACTTTGCAACTGGTAAGCCAATCTTTTTTCTTTGAAACAAACTCCAGAAACTGGTTTACTAAATGAATAACTTTTAAATGTATTTACCGATTCGTAATCCCTAACGCCAAACAAAGCAAAATAAAGCACCAAACCATTAGCCAATAAAAAGAGTACACCAACCGCAAGCAATTCCATAGGATGAGTTTTAAAACTGTTTATCTGTTCTTTAGACAACTGATAGCCCCATTACCCTACCCAACTGTTTATAACACAAAAAAAAGCCCCCAAAATTGGAGGCTTTAAACTGTTTAAAAACGAGCTATATTTATTTTGCTGGTTTTGCTGGCGCGTTGAGCTTGGAGCTCATTTCCATTGAAATGGCCGACTTATCAAACTTCAACTTTCCTGCCAATGTTTCAATAACGCAAGTGTTGTCCTTTTCATTAAGGTCTGCCACTTTACCGTGCAAACCACTTTTGGTAACGACTTTATCGCCGCGTTTTAATTCGGCCGCAAATTTCTTCTCTTTCTTGGCTCGTTTGATTTGTGGTGCAATCATGAAAAAATACACTACCACAAACATTAAAATTATTGGTAAAAAACCACCTAATCCTTCTCCCATAATATATTAGCTTTTAGCCTGTGCTTTACTTGGGTCTGG from Tamlana crocina includes:
- the yajC gene encoding preprotein translocase subunit YajC; protein product: MGEGLGGFLPIILMFVVVYFFMIAPQIKRAKKEKKFAAELKRGDKVVTKSGLHGKVADLNEKDNTCVIETLAGKLKFDKSAISMEMSSKLNAPAKPAK